One window of the Benincasa hispida cultivar B227 chromosome 3, ASM972705v1, whole genome shotgun sequence genome contains the following:
- the LOC120072753 gene encoding la-related protein 1C-like, with product MAASNLPDADSVTASTADHSPRNSGQNNSSSGSSPKSSSRRSGGRTVSSPWTQIVRGEIDIAAAVSSSASPTAVVEPVSFSSSSSEEPVGESYDGGNGSSANAGKKPAWNKLANGTEAGPVMGAVSWPALSESAKGTPKSSSDSLKSLGDGSTGAQGTGPSSSASSNKEGNNDVSPNPDSTLTHPITPRQKSMRRNGSSNSYNSSLPQQSAPSSPVIDSAPNNSPKDQTQRTTLVSSQSHNDHGHQQPRNSFRSRGGGSHPRGDNSHHHNYGSRRDYDRGNQDWNSNRNYNAQPHRVVHRFIRPPPPPPPNTTAFISSPTMRPIGGPLPFPDFVPPVVYIGPPPEALRGVPFVAPISPNAMFFHSPDPQLYTMIVSQIEYYFSSENLIKDTFLRQNMNEEGWVPVKLIASFSKVQRLTENIQTILDALQSSTVVEVKGDTVRRRNDYERWIIRPGQVPDLSGLPLSPGSSNQDMLAAGVQGIALENINHRGFEGGQGDDRTGQVNTMAGSDHSSSERS from the exons ATGGCTGCTTCTAATTTACCAGATGCTGATTCGGTGACGGCATCGACTGCCGATCATTCTCCTCGTAATTCTGGACAGAATAACAGTAGCAGCGGTAGTAGCCCCAAATCATCATCACGTCGCTCTGGTGGGCGTACAGTGTCATCTCCGTGGACACAGATTGTTCGTGGTGAAATAGATATCGCGGCGGCTGTTTCGTCATCTGCATCTCCGACGGCTGTTGTTGAACCggtttcattttcttcttcttcgtctgAAGAGCCAGTGGGTGAGAGTTACGATGGCGGGAATGGGTCGTCCGCCAATGCTGGAAAGAAGCCAGCGTGGAACAAACTTGCTAATGGAACTGAAGCTGGGCCTGTTATGGGGGCCGTGTCTTGGCCCGCTCTGTCGGAGTCTGCCAAGGGCACACCTAAATCATCTTCGGATTCACTTAAAAGTTTAGGGGATGGATCCACTGGCGCGCAG GGGACTGGACCTTCATCATCAGCATCATCAAACAAAGAAGGTAATAATGATGTTAGTCCTAATCCTGATTCAACTCTTACTCATCCAATAACTCCGCGCCAGAAATCAATGAGGCGTAATGGTTCGAGTAATTCATATAATAGTAGCCTTCCTCAACAGTCTGCACCTTCAAGTCCTGTGATTGATTCAGCTCCTAATAATTCTCCGAAGGATCAGACACAAAGAACCACATTGGTATCATCACAATCACATAATGATCATGGTCATCAACAGCCACGTAATTCATTTCGGAGTCGTGGTGGTGGTTCACATCCACGTGGGGATAATTCCCATCATCATAACTATGGTTCTAGACGTGATTATGATCGTGGAAATCAAGATTGGAATTCAAACCGAAATTATAATGCACAACCTCATAGAGTGGTTCACAGGTTTATTAGACCTCCTCCACCTCCACCTCCTAATACTACTGCCTTTATTTCTTCTCCAACAATGAGGCCTATTGGGGGTCCGCTGCCCTTCCCTG ATTTTGTACCTCCGGTGGTGTATATTGGTCCTCCTCCAGAGGCTCTTAGAGGTGTACCTTTTGTGGCTCCAATATCACCAAATGCGATGTTTTTTCATAGCCCGGACCCTCAGTTGTACACTATGATAGTGAGTCAGATAGAATACTATTTTAG TagtgaaaatttaataaaagataCTTTCTTGAGGCAGAACATGAATGAAGAAGGATGGGTTCCAGTTAAACTAATAGCAAGCTTCAGCAAG GTTCAACGCCTGACTGAAAATATTCAAACTATATTGGATGCATTGCAGTCATCTACAGTTGTGGAAGTAAAG GGAGATACTGTAAGGAGGCGAAATGATTACGAAAGATGGATTATTCGGCCTGGTCAAGTTCCTGATCTTTCAGGCCTCCCATTAAGCCCCGGAAGTTCCAATCAGGATATGCTGGCAGCTGGTGTGCAAGGTATTGCACTAGAGAATATTAATCATAGGGGCTTTGAAGGTGGACAGGGTGATGATCGTACAGGCCAAGTGAATACCATGGCAGGTTCAGATCATTCATCTTCTGAAAGGAGTTAG